One Molothrus aeneus isolate 106 chromosome 29, BPBGC_Maene_1.0, whole genome shotgun sequence genomic region harbors:
- the CYP21A2 gene encoding steroid 21-hydroxylase has product MAAAALLLGLLSLLLSLSLLSRLSRRGDGRGPRWGALHLLHPQGALHLSRLARRHGPVLRLSAGSREVLVPSSVATIREALVRHWGDWLGRPHSYLGSLVSRGGRDLALGGPCPGWRRQRGAVRGALARAGGRLGPLLWLQGQNLCEELRSHGEAPLDPFEVFTFHTCSTIARLLFGELVPPPGELRAFSRCLGELLQVWGHSSVRVLDLLPLLRALPNPGLRKLLQLVQHRDTFVETQIQRHQACPSPPPDTVLGALLGRNPGARGGPLSPPRLHMALVDLFIGGTETTAAALGWAVAFLLHRPELQARLRAELQGAQGPPGPGDVGRLPLLQATVSETLRLRPPAPLALPHCALRHTSLGGLPVAAGTVLVPNLLAAQQDPDIWQHPEVFLPERFLAPGAPSRSLLPFGCGARSCPGEGLARAELFVFLGLILREFRLEPGPEGLPGLRGSPGTVLRCPSFRLRMVPCQPRGLP; this is encoded by the exons ATGGcggctgcggcgctgctgctgGGCCTGCTGTCGCTGCTGCTGTCGCTGTCGCTGCTGTCGCGACTGTCGCGGCGCGGCGATGGGCGCGGCCCGCGCTGGGGCGCGCTGCACCTGCTGCACCCGCAGGGGGCGCTGCACCTTAGCCGCCTGGCGCGGCGGCACGGGCCCGTGCTGCGCCTGAGCGCGGGGAGTCGCG AGGTGCTGGTGCCGAGCTCGGTGGCGACCATCCGCGAGGCGCTGGTCCGGCACTGGGGGGACTGGCTGGGGCGCCCCCACAGTTATCTAG GGTCGCTGGTGTCACGGGGGGGCCGGGACCTGGCACTGGGaggcccctgccctggctggcggcggcagcggggagCAGTTCGGGGGGCACTGGCACGGGCTGGGGGGCGTCTCGGGCCCCTCCTTTGGCTGCAGGGCCAGAACTTGTGTGAG GAGCTGCGTTCACATGGGGAGGCCCCCCTGGACCCCTTTGAGGTGTTCACCTTCCACACCTGCAGCACCATCGCACGCCTCCTCTTTGGGGAGCTG GTGCCCCCTCCAGGGGAGCTCCGGGCCTTCTCGCGCtgcctgggggagctgctgcaggtctgGGGGCACAGCAGTGTTCGGGTGCTGgacctgctgcccctgctgcgg GCCCTGCCCAACCCGGGACTGCggaagctgctgcagcttgtCCAGCACCGTGACACGTTTGTGGAGACCCAGATCCAGCGGCACCAG GCatgcccctcccctcccccggACACAGTTctgggggcactgctggggcgTAATCCTGGGGCacgggggggccccctgagcccTCCCCGGCTGCACATGGCGCTGGTGGACCTGTTCATTGGGGGCACCGAGACCACGGCTGCGGCTCTGGGTTGGGCTGTGGCCTTCCTGCTGCACCGCCCCGAG ctgcaggcGCGGCTGCGGGCGGAGctgcagggggcacagggaccaCCCGGGCCAGGGGACGTGGGGCGCCTGCCCCTTCTTCAGGCCACCGTCAGCGAGACCCTGCGGCTGCGACCCCCTGCGCCCCTGGCGCTGCCCCACTGCGCCCTGCGCCACACCAG TCTTGGGGGGCTCCCCGTGGCGGCCGGCACTGTCCTGGTCCCCAACCTGCTGGCAGCCCAACAGGACCCTGACATCTGGCAGCACCCTGAGGTCTTCCTGCCCG AGCGGTTCCTGGCGCCGGGCGCCCCCTCGCGGTCGCTGCTGCCGTTCGGCTGCGGGGCGCGATCGTGCCCGGGGGAGGGGCTGGCGCGGGCCGAGCTCTTCGTGTTCTTGGGGCTGATCCTGCGGGAATTCCGTCTGGAGCCGGGCCCGGAGGGACTGCCGGGGCTGAGGGGCTCGCCGGGCACGGTGCTGCGCTGCCCCTCCTTTCGCCTGCGTAtggtgccctgccagccccggggcTTACCCTGA
- the PPIA gene encoding peptidyl-prolyl cis-trans isomerase A → MANPVVFFDIAANNEPLGRVTFELFADKVPKTAENFRALSTGEKGFGYKGSCFHRIIPGFMCQGGDFTRHNGTGGKSIYGEKFPDENFILKHTGPGILSMANAGPNTNGSQFFICTAKTEWLDGKHVVFGRVKEGMNVVEAMERCGSKDGKTSKKITITDCGQLS, encoded by the exons ATGGCCAACCCCGTCGTCTTCTTCGACATCGCCGCTAATAACGAGCCCCTGGGTCGCGTCACCTTCGAG CTCTTTGCAGACAAGGTGCCGAAGACAGCAG aAAACTTCCGTGCTCTGAGCACTGGTGAGAAGGGATTCGGCTACAAGGGGTCCTGCTTCCACAGAATCATTCCTGGGTTCATGTGCCAG GGTGGTGACTTCACACGCCACAATGGCACTGGAGGCAAATCCATCTATGGGGAGAAGTTCCCAGATGAGAACTTCATCCTGAAGCACACGGGTCCTGGTATCCTGTCGATGGCCAATGCCGGCCCCAACACGAACGGTTCCCAGTTCTTCATCTGCACTGCCAAGACCGAGTG GCTGGATGGCAAGCACGTCGTCTTCGGCCGCGTCAAGGAGGGGATGAATGTGGTGGAGGCCATGGAGCGCTGCGGCTCCAAAGATGGCAAAACAAGCAAGAAGATCACCATCACCGACTGCGGGCAGCTCTCATAA